The Streptococcus suis DNA window CCTGTTGTTGCACCCGACATGGCTAAGACTGCTGATTTATCTGGAAGAATATATTTGTCATCCTTATCCTGTTCATCATAATATACAAAATCTCCACCTACCTCCCCGCTGGAAAGAATATTTGAAATTCTAACAATTGGTACACCAGTGTTCCTGAATTTAGAGCTTTTGAATGCAAAACCGCCACGTAAGGGAGCTATATCACCCAACTTACGTTCTTCCCAATCGTCAGCAAACCCCGCAAATCGCAATTCAGGAACTTTGGCACCATTTTTAGGGAACATCTTTTGTAAAAAGCCTTTTTTCTGTTCCTTGAGTAAATCTAACTTACGTTGATGAAGAGTGATGAGGTGATCTAAGTTAGAGAAATACTCTCCAATTTTTGTTTGCTCTTCTATCGTAGGATATAAAACTGTTGTTCCACCAACGAGCTCTTTATTGAGATTGTTAACAGTGCTTCCAGCTGCCATAGCTTTATATTGGTTGAGCATATTTCCGGTACCAAGTAACGTACAAAGAAATCTTAATTCAAAAATTTTTTTAGTATCTCTGATGGCAAGCCAACCATCATGAATACAACCATCAATTGCCATTATATAGGGTTTCCCGAAACTCATGGAATTTGATAATATCAAATCTCCAGGATGAACTTCTCTAGTCTTTGAAAGTCCCTCAGGTTTAATTTTTTCTGCTGTTTTAGTAATATAATTTCCTTGTTCTGGAGCATCACCAATTTTTACCCAATTCAAACCATTTACATCTTTTGTAATGAACTTATCTATGGGCCTTGGAGAACCTCCACGCTCAATGGTAACAACTTCACCAAACTTACGCTGTTCCCAATCATCCGTGAATCCTTTAAATCGCAATTCTGGAACTTTCTTACTCATCATGCCCACCTCCCAAAAGAAGACGCATCGATTCAATCAAGGCTTTATTCTCTTCACTTTCTGAAAAATCGTCAATCAAAGATAAGAGCGTTTGTTCTTGTTGAACTAATTGTTCATTGATCTTAAGGAGATTGGTATTCACCTCAACCAAATCAACCGGTTCTTCTTCCTCAAAGGTATCGACATAACGAGGGATATTTAAGTTAAAGTCATTTTCTTGGATCTCCTCAAAACTTGCAACATGAGCATATCTTTCAATATCTTCTCGTTTTTTGTAGGTAGAAACAATTTTATCAATATGTTCATCCAGCAGGACATTTTTATTTTTTTGTTTTTCAAAATCTTGAGAAGCATCGATAAACAAGACATCACGACGAGAACGGTTTTTCTTCAAAATAATAACCGTTGTCGGAATACTCGTTCCAAAAAAGATATTGGCCGGCAATCCAATGACCGCATCAATGGCTCCCATTTCTAAAAGGGCTTGACGGATGGTTCCTTCCGCGGCTCCTCTAAAGAGAACGCCATGCGGCAGGACAATCCCCATTGTTCCCGATTC harbors:
- a CDS encoding restriction endonuclease subunit S — translated: MMSKKVPELRFKGFTDDWEQRKFGEVVTIERGGSPRPIDKFITKDVNGLNWVKIGDAPEQGNYITKTAEKIKPEGLSKTREVHPGDLILSNSMSFGKPYIMAIDGCIHDGWLAIRDTKKIFELRFLCTLLGTGNMLNQYKAMAAGSTVNNLNKELVGGTTVLYPTIEEQTKIGEYFSNLDHLITLHQRKLDLLKEQKKGFLQKMFPKNGAKVPELRFAGFADDWEERKLGDIAPLRGGFAFKSSKFRNTGVPIVRISNILSSGEVGGDFVYYDEQDKDDKYILPDKSAVLAMSGATTGKVSILFLTDYDKVYQNQRVGYFQSVDDIDYGFISTIVRSELFMTQLESVLVSGAQPNVSSKEIDSFNFMIPILVQEQQKIGVFFKKLDEIIALHQRKLDLLKEQKKGFLQKMFV